In Limibacillus sp., a single genomic region encodes these proteins:
- a CDS encoding extracellular solute-binding protein encodes MIGLSLSQPALSPAQAQDQFIVVQSTTSTANSGLLESILPQFEEKTGIQVRVVAVGTGQAIKNAQNGDGDVLLVHAKPAEEKFVAEGYGVERFDLMYNDFVIVGPESDPAGIAGTSDPLAALKAIAGAEVPFASRGDDSGTHKKELRLWEAAGIDPTAASGGWYRETGSGMGATLNAAVGMGAYAMTDRATWISFGNKGDFQIAVEGDESLFNQYGVILVNPEKFPNVKAEEGQAFIDWLLSKEGQQAIASFKVEGQQLFFPNAKEMM; translated from the coding sequence ATGATTGGCTTGTCCTTGTCGCAGCCGGCGCTGAGCCCGGCGCAGGCCCAGGACCAGTTCATCGTGGTTCAGTCCACGACCTCCACCGCCAACTCGGGCTTGCTGGAAAGCATCCTGCCGCAGTTCGAGGAGAAGACCGGGATTCAGGTGCGCGTGGTCGCGGTCGGCACCGGCCAGGCGATCAAGAACGCCCAGAACGGCGATGGCGATGTGCTGCTGGTCCACGCCAAGCCGGCGGAAGAGAAGTTCGTCGCCGAGGGCTACGGCGTCGAGCGCTTCGATCTCATGTACAACGACTTCGTGATTGTTGGCCCGGAAAGCGACCCCGCAGGGATCGCAGGCACCAGCGACCCTCTCGCAGCGCTGAAGGCGATCGCGGGGGCTGAGGTCCCCTTCGCCTCCCGCGGCGACGATTCCGGGACGCACAAGAAGGAACTCCGCCTCTGGGAGGCCGCCGGCATCGATCCGACCGCGGCGAGCGGCGGTTGGTACCGCGAGACCGGCTCGGGCATGGGCGCGACCTTGAACGCGGCCGTGGGAATGGGCGCCTACGCCATGACCGACCGCGCCACTTGGATCTCCTTTGGCAACAAGGGCGACTTCCAGATCGCCGTCGAGGGGGACGAGAGCCTCTTCAATCAGTACGGCGTAATCCTGGTGAACCCGGAGAAGTTCCCGAACGTCAAGGCCGAAGAAGGCCAGGCCTTCATCGACTGGCTGCTCTCCAAGGAAGGTCAACAGGCCATCGCCTCCTTCAAGGTGGAGGGACAGCAGCTCTTCTTTCCGAACGCCAAGGAGATGATGTGA
- a CDS encoding ATP-binding cassette domain-containing protein: MPFEENTRKQGGGGILPLTGTSLIVEREGRRLIDNLSLSIGGEGEGAQLSVILGPNGAGKSLLLRLLSGLLIPDAGQVTWGGARPNRASQLKLGHVFQKPVLLRRSTLANLRYALAAKGCPRREQDAKAEAALRRAGLMERADQAARLLSGGEQQRLALARALALEPQVLVLDEPTANVDPASTLSIERMIRSAAHEGTRIVLVTHDLGQAQRLADEVLFLHHGRLLERTPAARHLPARRHPLVEIQPKRRR, from the coding sequence ATGCCGTTCGAGGAGAACACCAGGAAACAGGGCGGCGGGGGCATTCTACCCCTCACCGGCACCTCCCTGATCGTCGAGCGCGAAGGGCGGCGGCTCATCGACAATCTCTCCCTCTCCATCGGGGGCGAGGGCGAAGGCGCCCAACTGAGCGTCATCCTGGGGCCCAACGGGGCGGGAAAGTCCCTCCTGCTGCGCCTGCTTTCGGGTCTGCTCATCCCGGACGCCGGACAGGTGACCTGGGGCGGCGCACGCCCGAACCGCGCGTCACAATTGAAGCTTGGCCATGTCTTCCAGAAGCCCGTGCTTTTGCGCCGCTCCACCCTGGCCAACCTGCGCTATGCCCTGGCCGCCAAGGGCTGCCCCCGCCGAGAACAAGACGCCAAGGCGGAAGCCGCCCTGCGGCGCGCCGGCTTGATGGAGCGGGCGGATCAGGCAGCACGCCTGCTTTCAGGGGGCGAGCAGCAACGCCTTGCGCTGGCCCGCGCACTGGCGCTTGAGCCGCAAGTCCTGGTGCTAGACGAACCCACAGCGAACGTGGACCCAGCCTCCACGCTGTCGATCGAGCGGATGATCCGCAGCGCGGCCCATGAAGGAACCAGGATCGTGCTGGTAACGCACGATCTGGGACAGGCGCAACGCTTGGCGGACGAAGTGCTCTTCCTGCATCACGGGCGTCTGCTGGAGCGCACCCCGGCGGCCCGCCACCTACCTGCGCGGCGACATCCTCTTGTAGAAATTCAACCTAAAAGGAGACGTTAG
- a CDS encoding ABC transporter permease: protein MQDFGAAFGEAFRLLIELDKDLLEIVTLSLQVSLSAVGLAALFGFPLGALVAVARFPGRGAIILMMNALMGLPPVVVGLLVYLALSNAGPLGVLQLLYTPTAMIIAQCLLVTPIVAALTRQTIEDLRGEYEDQLRLFGLSRLNIALTLLWDGRYSLLTALLAGFGRAVAEVGAVIIVGGNINHVTRVMTTAIALETSKGNLALALGLGLVLLLLAMLVNLLVLTLRVTAQRTAYA, encoded by the coding sequence ATGCAGGACTTCGGCGCCGCCTTCGGTGAAGCATTCCGGTTACTGATCGAGCTCGACAAGGATCTCCTGGAGATCGTGACGCTCTCGCTTCAGGTGTCCCTGTCCGCCGTCGGGCTGGCGGCGCTCTTCGGGTTTCCCCTGGGCGCGCTGGTCGCGGTCGCGCGTTTTCCGGGGCGCGGCGCGATCATCCTGATGATGAACGCCCTCATGGGCTTGCCGCCGGTAGTGGTCGGTCTGCTTGTCTATCTGGCGCTTTCCAACGCCGGGCCGCTGGGCGTCCTGCAACTGCTCTACACGCCCACGGCCATGATCATCGCGCAGTGCCTGCTGGTGACGCCAATCGTGGCGGCCCTCACCCGCCAGACCATCGAGGACCTGCGCGGCGAGTATGAAGATCAGTTGCGGCTCTTCGGCCTCTCCCGTCTCAATATCGCTCTCACCCTTCTCTGGGATGGGCGCTACAGCCTCCTGACCGCGCTGCTCGCCGGTTTCGGCCGGGCCGTGGCGGAGGTCGGCGCGGTCATCATCGTCGGCGGCAACATCAACCACGTCACCCGCGTCATGACCACGGCCATTGCGCTTGAGACCTCCAAGGGGAACCTGGCGCTGGCTTTGGGCCTGGGTCTCGTGCTGCTGCTATTGGCGATGCTGGTCAATCTCTTGGTCCTGACGCTGCGGGTAACAGCGCAGCGCACGGCCTACGCGTGA
- a CDS encoding lysophospholipid acyltransferase family protein has protein sequence MNLQHISYAEPDDPFLKRRFIRAVEFATGRPGFIRRYADTYLDWLTRVYGKSDRVWLDALQRLGIDMRLHGDPWPPKAPSDAPVILIANHPYGVLDGIAMFALAEALERTFRILVNDALMKITEMQPFALPVDFAGTREAQMTNLRSRKEALERLNRGETIIVFPAGGVSTARQPFGKAEDLPWGPFTGKLIHGSKATVIPVFFEGQNSPLFHLGSRVGLSYRLSLLAGEFFRRCGRPLDIHLGAPIPYEVMAPLRDRQELMTWLRREVYSLPHRGPIRYEERAA, from the coding sequence ATGAACTTGCAGCACATCAGCTACGCGGAACCGGATGACCCCTTCTTGAAGCGGCGCTTCATCCGTGCGGTCGAGTTCGCCACGGGGCGGCCCGGCTTCATCCGCCGCTATGCGGACACCTATCTGGACTGGCTGACCCGGGTTTATGGAAAATCGGACCGGGTCTGGCTGGACGCCCTTCAGCGTCTCGGAATCGACATGCGCCTGCATGGCGACCCCTGGCCGCCCAAGGCGCCGAGCGATGCACCGGTGATTCTGATCGCCAATCATCCTTACGGCGTGCTGGACGGGATCGCCATGTTCGCTCTGGCCGAGGCGCTGGAGCGCACCTTCCGCATCTTGGTCAATGACGCGCTGATGAAAATCACCGAGATGCAGCCCTTCGCGCTTCCGGTCGACTTCGCGGGCACGCGCGAGGCGCAGATGACCAACCTGCGCAGCCGCAAGGAAGCCCTGGAGCGGCTCAATCGCGGCGAAACCATCATCGTCTTTCCCGCCGGCGGCGTTTCGACCGCCCGCCAGCCCTTCGGCAAGGCGGAGGATCTGCCTTGGGGGCCCTTCACCGGCAAACTGATCCACGGCTCGAAGGCGACGGTGATCCCGGTCTTTTTCGAGGGCCAGAACTCGCCCCTGTTCCACCTCGGCAGCCGCGTTGGTCTCTCCTACCGCCTGTCGCTTCTGGCTGGTGAGTTCTTCCGGCGCTGCGGGCGTCCGCTGGACATTCATCTGGGCGCGCCGATCCCTTACGAGGTCATGGCGCCCTTGCGCGACCGTCAGGAGCTCATGACCTGGCTTCGGCGCGAAGTCTACTCCTTGCCCCACCGTGGCCCGATCCGCTACGAAGAACGAGCCGCCTGA
- a CDS encoding SDR family oxidoreductase → MFQADLLKGKRVLVTGGGTGLGRSMTERYQELGAVVVICGRREEVLAKTCEELNARGVGPDVTWRGCDIRDAASVEAMVASIWEEGPLDVLVNNAAGNFIARSHELSPRAVDAVLGIVLHGSAYATLACGRRWIEEGRGGNVLSIVTSYAWTGSAYVLPSAMGKAGVLAMTRSLAVEWGPKGIRLNAIAPGPFPTKGAWERLVPRPELAEKFETQNPLHRVGDHIELANLATYLISDQSGYINGEVVTIDGGEWLMGAGQFNFLSEMTDAEWEALKPKKK, encoded by the coding sequence ATGTTTCAAGCCGATCTTCTCAAGGGAAAGCGCGTGCTGGTGACCGGCGGCGGCACCGGTCTCGGCCGCTCCATGACCGAGCGCTATCAGGAGCTGGGCGCGGTCGTCGTGATCTGCGGGCGGCGCGAAGAGGTGCTGGCCAAGACCTGTGAAGAGTTGAACGCGCGCGGGGTCGGACCCGACGTCACCTGGCGCGGCTGTGACATCCGCGACGCCGCCTCGGTGGAGGCCATGGTGGCCTCCATCTGGGAGGAGGGGCCGCTCGATGTGCTGGTGAACAACGCCGCCGGCAACTTCATCGCGCGCAGCCATGAACTCTCGCCGCGCGCCGTGGACGCCGTTCTCGGCATCGTGCTGCACGGCTCGGCCTACGCGACGCTCGCCTGCGGCCGCCGCTGGATCGAAGAGGGGCGGGGCGGCAACGTGCTCTCCATCGTCACCTCCTATGCCTGGACCGGCTCGGCCTATGTCCTGCCCTCGGCCATGGGCAAGGCGGGCGTGCTCGCCATGACCCGCAGCCTGGCGGTCGAGTGGGGGCCGAAGGGGATTCGCCTGAATGCCATCGCACCCGGACCTTTCCCGACGAAGGGCGCTTGGGAGCGGCTGGTGCCGCGCCCCGAACTGGCGGAGAAGTTCGAGACGCAGAACCCGCTGCACCGGGTCGGTGACCACATCGAACTCGCCAACCTCGCGACCTACCTGATCAGCGACCAGTCGGGTTACATCAACGGCGAGGTGGTGACCATCGACGGCGGCGAGTGGCTCATGGGCGCCGGCCAGTTCAACTTCCTCTCCGAGATGACCGATGCGGAGTGGGAAGCCCTGAAGCCGAAGAAGAAGTAG
- a CDS encoding phosphotransferase, whose protein sequence is MAEPTQELRDKARRAFLEAAGWGGASVQALPGDASFRRYFRLSGGPEAALLMDAPPPQEDVRPFVQVAEHLLAMGFSAPRILARDAGQGFLVIEDFGQATFTRLLAAGEEQRPLYELAADLLAALHEQPGNAKIDRPPYDLEALQREAALLTDWYLPALTGEATTAPLRESYLAAWGEVFESLPGLPRVLVLRDYHVDNLMLLKGRSGVKACGLLDFQDALIGNPAYDLISLLEDARRTVPQDLAGRIFLRYLEKRGGSIDGHLLGRWCACLGAQRHAKVAGIFVRLMWRDGKPVYLKHIPHVMGMLRRQLESAADLKPVARWCEANLPDFSGELPDPQTWGPPPEA, encoded by the coding sequence TTGGCGGAGCCGACGCAGGAGCTGCGGGACAAAGCGCGCCGGGCCTTTCTGGAGGCTGCCGGTTGGGGCGGCGCTTCGGTCCAGGCTCTGCCGGGCGACGCTTCCTTCCGCCGGTACTTCAGGCTTTCGGGCGGACCTGAAGCAGCACTGTTGATGGACGCGCCGCCCCCGCAAGAGGATGTGCGGCCCTTTGTCCAGGTCGCCGAACACCTGCTTGCCATGGGCTTCAGCGCGCCGCGCATTCTTGCCCGTGACGCCGGGCAGGGGTTCCTGGTCATAGAAGATTTTGGGCAGGCGACCTTCACCCGGCTCCTTGCCGCGGGCGAAGAGCAACGCCCGCTCTACGAACTGGCCGCCGACCTGCTGGCCGCCCTCCACGAGCAGCCGGGCAACGCGAAGATCGACCGTCCGCCCTACGACCTTGAGGCGCTTCAACGCGAGGCGGCGCTGCTGACGGACTGGTACCTTCCGGCGCTGACGGGCGAAGCGACCACCGCGCCGCTGCGCGAGAGCTATCTGGCGGCCTGGGGCGAGGTCTTCGAGAGTCTGCCCGGTCTCCCGCGCGTTCTGGTCCTGCGGGACTATCACGTCGACAACCTGATGCTGCTGAAGGGGCGGTCGGGCGTGAAGGCCTGCGGCCTGTTGGACTTTCAGGACGCCCTGATCGGCAACCCGGCCTACGATCTGATTTCGCTGTTGGAGGATGCGCGGCGGACCGTGCCGCAGGACTTGGCCGGGCGGATCTTCCTCCGTTACCTGGAAAAGCGCGGCGGCAGCATCGACGGACACCTGCTGGGCCGCTGGTGCGCCTGTCTGGGCGCACAGCGCCACGCCAAGGTCGCGGGTATCTTCGTGCGGCTGATGTGGCGCGACGGCAAGCCCGTCTACCTGAAGCATATCCCCCATGTGATGGGGATGCTGCGGCGGCAGCTCGAAAGCGCCGCCGACTTGAAGCCGGTCGCCCGCTGGTGCGAGGCGAACCTGCCAGACTTCTCGGGCGAACTTCCTGATCCGCAGACGTGGGGTCCACCGCCGGAAGCCTAG
- a CDS encoding MurR/RpiR family transcriptional regulator: MQRQEIIDQLTEGYARLSPQLRLAAKAILDRPEEVALTSMRGFAAKAGVAPATMLRLARTLGFKSYEDFRESFQQALRGGEGFAGRAEWLQRLAGETASGGVVSGMARAQIGNVEEAYQANGPEALADAADCLREADTVYVLGVAALHGVLRHFHFVLRFALARVQLVSSDNGSVIDGLLQIGPKDAVIAASVNPYGRQTVEGLSFAKQRGAKIILITDSRSAPSAAQADHLLIAPTQSPQFFPSLSATLALLESLTALVVSRGDKATVERIARLDRLRAEQGLYWQEGERSK; the protein is encoded by the coding sequence GTGCAGCGCCAGGAAATCATCGATCAATTGACCGAGGGCTACGCCCGCCTTTCCCCGCAACTGCGGCTGGCGGCCAAGGCAATCCTCGACCGGCCCGAGGAGGTCGCGCTGACCTCAATGCGCGGCTTCGCCGCAAAGGCCGGTGTCGCGCCCGCCACCATGCTGCGGCTCGCCCGCACCCTCGGCTTCAAAAGCTACGAGGACTTTCGCGAGTCGTTCCAGCAGGCTTTGCGCGGCGGCGAAGGATTCGCCGGCCGGGCGGAGTGGCTACAGCGGCTCGCGGGTGAAACGGCGTCCGGCGGCGTCGTATCGGGCATGGCGCGCGCGCAGATCGGCAACGTGGAGGAGGCCTATCAGGCCAACGGCCCAGAAGCCCTCGCAGACGCCGCCGATTGCCTGCGCGAAGCCGACACCGTCTACGTTCTGGGCGTGGCCGCCTTGCACGGAGTCCTGCGCCATTTTCACTTCGTGCTGCGCTTTGCCCTTGCCCGCGTGCAGTTGGTTTCCAGCGACAACGGCTCGGTCATCGACGGCCTGCTCCAGATCGGGCCCAAGGACGCCGTGATCGCCGCTTCGGTCAACCCCTATGGCCGCCAAACGGTCGAAGGCTTGAGCTTCGCGAAGCAACGGGGCGCAAAGATCATCCTTATCACCGACAGTCGAAGCGCGCCCTCGGCGGCCCAGGCCGACCATCTGCTAATCGCCCCGACACAGAGCCCGCAGTTCTTCCCTTCCCTTTCGGCCACGCTCGCACTACTGGAGTCCCTGACCGCGCTGGTCGTCTCGCGCGGCGACAAGGCGACCGTGGAGCGCATCGCAAGACTGGACCGTCTGCGCGCAGAACAGGGCCTCTATTGGCAGGAAGGGGAAAGATCCAAATGA
- a CDS encoding sarcosine oxidase subunit beta family protein — MQRYSVFSLLGNALTGNRNWERAWRDPDPKPEYDVIVIGGGGHGLSTAYYLAKEHGVRKVALLEKGYLGGGNVGRNTTIVRSNYMIPGNTEFYELSLKLWEELSRDLNYNVMFSQRGQVSLATSPAQMEAYSRRGNVMRMNGIDAELLDREQLMKLLPYLDYSPSARYRLHGGMIQQRAGTARHDAVAWGYARGASNRGVDLIQQCEVLGFLREGDRIVGVETTKGPIRAKKVAMAVAGSTTTLAEKAGLELPIESHLLQAFVTEPLKPMIHHVISFATAHFYISQSDKGGLVLGGDLDGYNSYAQRGNLPVVDEVLTIAKALIPSLSRLRVLRHWAGVMDMSMDGSPIIDISPIPGLYINCGWCYGGFKATPASGFTFAHTIARDEPHPCNAKLRLDRFRRGYQIDERGAGPVPGWH; from the coding sequence ATGCAGCGTTACTCCGTCTTCTCACTTTTGGGCAACGCCCTGACCGGCAACCGCAATTGGGAGCGCGCCTGGCGCGACCCTGATCCGAAGCCTGAGTACGACGTCATCGTGATCGGCGGGGGCGGGCACGGCCTGTCCACCGCCTATTATCTCGCCAAGGAGCATGGCGTTAGGAAGGTCGCCCTTCTGGAGAAGGGATACCTGGGCGGCGGCAACGTGGGGCGCAACACGACGATCGTGCGCTCCAACTACATGATCCCCGGCAATACGGAGTTCTACGAGCTCTCTCTCAAGCTGTGGGAGGAGCTGAGCCGCGACCTCAACTACAACGTCATGTTCTCCCAGCGGGGCCAGGTCAGCCTCGCGACCAGTCCCGCGCAGATGGAAGCCTACTCCCGTCGCGGCAACGTCATGCGGATGAACGGCATCGACGCGGAGCTGCTCGACCGCGAGCAGTTGATGAAGCTGCTGCCCTATCTCGACTATTCGCCCAGCGCGCGCTACCGCCTGCACGGCGGCATGATCCAGCAGCGCGCGGGCACCGCCCGCCACGACGCCGTTGCCTGGGGCTATGCGCGCGGGGCCAGCAACCGGGGTGTCGACCTGATCCAACAGTGCGAAGTGCTGGGCTTCCTGCGCGAGGGAGACCGCATCGTGGGCGTGGAAACCACGAAGGGGCCGATACGCGCCAAGAAGGTCGCCATGGCGGTCGCGGGCAGCACCACGACCCTGGCCGAGAAGGCCGGTCTGGAACTGCCCATCGAGAGCCACCTTTTGCAGGCTTTCGTGACGGAGCCCTTGAAGCCCATGATCCACCACGTGATCTCCTTCGCGACGGCGCACTTCTACATCAGTCAGTCGGACAAGGGCGGTCTGGTGCTGGGCGGCGACCTGGACGGCTACAACTCCTACGCTCAGCGGGGCAACCTGCCGGTGGTGGACGAGGTTCTGACCATCGCCAAGGCGCTGATCCCCTCGCTCTCTCGCCTGAGGGTCCTGCGGCACTGGGCGGGCGTCATGGACATGTCGATGGATGGCAGCCCGATCATCGACATCTCGCCGATCCCGGGTCTCTACATCAACTGCGGCTGGTGTTACGGCGGGTTCAAGGCGACGCCCGCTTCTGGCTTTACCTTCGCCCACACCATCGCGCGGGACGAGCCGCATCCCTGCAACGCCAAGCTGCGCCTGGACCGCTTCCGGCGCGGCTATCAGATCGACGAGCGCGGGGCCGGTCCCGTGCCCGGCTGGCACTAG